A stretch of the Neofelis nebulosa isolate mNeoNeb1 chromosome 1, mNeoNeb1.pri, whole genome shotgun sequence genome encodes the following:
- the LOC131494058 gene encoding olfactory receptor 2T27 produces MEWGNYSMYADFLLLGLFSDNDFPWLLFALILFVFVISIASNTIMIILIHIDSRLHTPMYYLLSQLSLMDILYISTIVPKMLVDQILGQRAISFAGCTAQHFLYLTLAGAEFFLLGLMSYDRYVAICNPLRYPVLMSRKVCMLIVLAAWLGGSIDGFLLTPVTMQFPFCASREINHFFCEVPALLKLSCTDTSTYETAMYVCCIMMLLIPFSVISASYTRILITVYRMSEAEGRRKAVATCSSHMVVVSLFYGAAMYTYVLPHSYHTPEKDKAVSAFYTILTPLLNPLIYSLRNKDVTGALQKALGKCLSSGSVSTF; encoded by the coding sequence ATGGAGTGGGGCAATTATTCCATGTATGCCGACTTTCTTCTCCTGGGCTTGTTCAGCGACAATGATTTTCCCTGGCTTCTCTTTGCCCTCATCCTCTTCGTTTTTGTCATCTCCATAGCCAGCAACACCATCATGATCATTCTGATCCACATAGACTCCcgcctccacacccccatgtactacTTGCTCAGTCAACTCTCCCTCATGGACATCTTGTACATTTCTACCATTGTGCCAAAAATGCTGGTTGACCAGATCTTGGGCCAGAGGGCCATATCCTTTGCAGGATGCACTGCCCAGCACTTCCTTTACCTGACATTGGCAGGGGCTGAGTTTTTTCTCCTAGGACTCATGTCTTATGACCGCTATGTAGCCATCTGCAACCCTTTACGCTATCCTGTCCTCATGAGCCGAAAGGTCTGCATGTTGATTGTACTGGCAGCCTGGCTGGGAGGGTCCATAGATGGCTTCCTGCTTACCCCAGTCACCATGCAGTTCCCGTTCTGTGCCTCTCGAGAGATCAACCACTTCTTCTGTGAGGTCCCTGCCCTTCTGAAGCTCTCCTGTACTGACACATCAACTTATGAGACAGCCATGTATGTCTGCTGCATCATGATGCTCCTCATCCCTTTCTCTGTCATCTCAGCCTCTTATACAAGGATTCTCATCACTGTTTATAGAATGAGTGAAGCAGAGGGGAGACGAAAGGCAGTGGCCACTTGCTCCTCACACATGGTGGTTGTCAGCCTTTTCTATGGGGCTGCCATGTACACCTATGTGCTGCCTCACTCTTACCATACCCCTGAGAAGGACAAGGCTGTGTCTGCCTTCTACACTATCCTCACTCCCTTGCTCAACCCACTCATCTATAGCCTCAGGAACAAGGATGTTACAGGGGCTCTACAGAAAGCTCTGGGCAAGTGTTTGTCCTCAGGAAGTGTATCCACATTCTAA